The following are from one region of the Mesorhizobium sp. B4-1-4 genome:
- a CDS encoding proline racemase family protein yields MTLTVVDMHTGGEPLRIVTGGYPEIPKGTILEKRAYVRDHLDHLRKLLIFEPRGHYDMYGALLVEPDLPGADLAVLFMHNEGYSTMCGHAIVALGRYAIDEGLVVKQEPITTVNIEAPCGLVVASVEVQDGRAGAVSFESVPAFLFARDQRIELAGYGAIGFDVAYGGAFYALADCHQFGLEFGRNRVRDFVDAATALTDRLEADFRLSHPDHADLAFLYGTILTDGKDAFSGEVTKNICVFAEAEVDRSPTGSGVTARLAAMHVKGQIAIGQTRTFESIAGSRFSGAVARTAQAGPHEAIIARVGGRAYYSGRTEYIVEPDDELGRGFLLR; encoded by the coding sequence ATGACCCTTACCGTCGTCGACATGCATACGGGCGGCGAGCCGCTCAGGATCGTCACCGGCGGCTATCCGGAGATCCCGAAGGGCACCATCCTGGAAAAGCGCGCCTATGTGCGCGACCATCTCGATCATCTGCGCAAGCTGCTGATCTTCGAGCCGCGCGGCCACTACGACATGTATGGCGCCTTGCTGGTCGAACCCGACTTGCCCGGCGCCGACCTTGCCGTGCTGTTCATGCATAATGAAGGCTATTCGACCATGTGCGGCCACGCCATCGTCGCGCTCGGCCGCTATGCGATCGACGAAGGCCTGGTGGTGAAACAGGAGCCAATCACGACGGTCAACATCGAGGCGCCGTGCGGTTTGGTGGTAGCCTCGGTCGAAGTCCAGGACGGCAGGGCCGGCGCGGTGTCGTTCGAAAGCGTGCCGGCCTTCCTGTTTGCCCGTGACCAACGGATCGAATTGGCGGGCTATGGCGCGATCGGTTTCGACGTCGCCTATGGCGGCGCTTTCTACGCGCTGGCGGACTGCCACCAGTTCGGCCTTGAGTTCGGCCGCAACCGGGTGCGCGATTTCGTCGACGCGGCGACGGCTTTGACGGACAGGCTGGAAGCGGATTTCCGGCTGTCGCATCCCGACCACGCCGATCTTGCCTTTCTCTACGGCACCATTTTGACGGATGGAAAGGACGCCTTTTCCGGCGAGGTGACGAAAAACATCTGCGTCTTCGCCGAAGCCGAGGTCGACCGTTCGCCGACCGGCTCCGGCGTCACCGCCCGGCTGGCGGCCATGCACGTCAAGGGCCAGATTGCCATCGGGCAGACGCGCACTTTCGAGAGCATCGCCGGCTCGCGCTTTTCCGGAGCTGTGGCGAGGACGGCGCAGGCCGGTCCGCACGAGGCGATCATCGCGCGCGTCGGCGGCCGCGCCTATTATTCCGGGCGAACCGAATACATCGTGGAACCCGACGACGAGTTGGGACGCGGCTTCCTGTTGCGGTGA